In Pyrus communis chromosome 1, drPyrComm1.1, whole genome shotgun sequence, the following are encoded in one genomic region:
- the LOC137742125 gene encoding protein KAKU4-like isoform X5 gives MDATATTSRSRRALDSRSGGKIVRPRRSAGARTPYDRPRLVNPAPPENPNWFSRLIYSPTRKIASGAGKIISSVFGPDSSSSSSSSSEDGADDDDEDISTKEDDGLNKRNGTSEEIKFLGKEPPSTLGKSDNKHVIEQLLIRETFSREECDRLIKIIKSRVVGFTNAEDAENTRPDVEPPAMEAKKWLSEKRLGSTSKPVLDHGTHTLSSLMFPQGGEHKGGSPVDVAKVYMRARPSWASPSIKHGELRSPSSIGMQHFDEETPYSTGGNSAPTSKLKRDAPASGSWNIQEEIRRVRSKATEELLRSLPSTRIDWSASALEKRSVLGSLPGGQREDDVGDELHICKNAVVSEKTQYGLQKEDLPLPDSDAASMDGKGDASCTQNALEEMFSSGQRLEASEYIKTAPCDAGGGDFDGHKDTSWSEQQNPVVGGTIQVPDSKLHNATCSMTEVTASRSAYTANGFPSSVAGLSAQLNTAENSVLNGESNPVSSSHEIAATDLTLDDIREFLNEPTVEVTNKNENDIGGTKENDGAYLNEATVEVHELIENYIDVTKDNDFVASGSQNSYSMPDDLSQELTQPSPVAKTDAVVEKQKGKRLTRYNRRGRSRGK, from the exons ATGGACGCCACCGCTACCACTTCCAGATCTCGCCGAGCCCTAGACTCCCGATCTGGCGGGAAAATTGTCCGTCCTCGACGGTCCGCCGGTGCCAGGACTCCCTACGACCGCCCTAGGTTGGTCAATCCCGCACCACCCGAAAACCCTAATTGGTTCTCCAGGCTCATCTACTCGCCTACTCGTAAGATTGCCAGCGGTGCCGGGAAGATTATTTCCTCCGTCTTTGGTCCTGactcttcctcatcttcttcttcctcctcag AGGATGGggctgatgatgatgatgaagatatCTCAACTAAGGAAGATGATGGATTGAATAAG AGGAATGGGACATCAGAAGAGATCAAGTTCCTTGGAAAGGAGCCCCCATCAACACTAGGGAAGAGCGACAACAAGCATGTAATTGAACAACTGCTTATCCGGGAGACCTTCTCGAG GGAAGAATGTGATAGATTAATAAAGATTATTAAATCAAGAGTCGTAGGTTTTACAAATGCTGAAGATGCAGAGAATACGAGACCAG ATGTAGAGCCTCCTGCTATGGAGGCAAAAAAATGGTTGAGCGAGAAGAGATTGGGATCAACTTCAAAGCCAGTTTTGGATCATGGGACCCACACCTTGAGCTCTCTCATGTTTCCTCAA GGTGGTGAACACAAAGGTGGTTCACCAGTGGATGTGGCCAAAGTGTATATGCGGGCACGTCCTTCATGGGCATCTCCTTCTATTAAGCATGGAGAACTGAGATCTCCGTCATCAATAGGGATGCAACATTTCGACGAAGAAACCCCGTATTCAACTGGTGGCAATTCTGCGCCTACATCCAAG CTGAAAAGGGACGCCCCGGCTAGTGGGTCGTGGAATATTCAGGAGGAAATACGAAGAGTGCGATCTAAGGCAACTGAAGAATTGCTGAGGTCCCTACCTTCTACCAGAATTGATTGGTCCGCATCTGCTTTAGAAAAAAGAAGTGTCTTGGGCTCTTTGCCAGGTGGCCAACGAGAAGATGATGTGGGAGATGAACTTCACATTTGTAAAAATGCCGTAG TTTCGGAGAAGACACAGTATGGATTGCAGAAAGAAGATTTGCCACTTCCG GATTCAGATGCCGCTTCTATGGATGGCAAGGGTGATGCTTCTT GTACTCAGAATGCCTTAGAGGAGATGTTTAGCTCTGGACAACGACTCGAGGCATCTGAATATATCAAGACTGCTCCATG TGATGCTGGTGGTGGTGATTTTGATGGACACAAGGACACAAGTTGGTCTGAACAACAAAATCCAGTGGTCGGAGGAACCATACAAG TTCCAGATTCAAAATTACACAATGCAACATGCTCGATGACAGAAGTGACTGCATCAAGAAGTGCTTATACCGCAAATGGTTTCCCTTCTTCAGTAGCTGG TTTGTCTGCACAGTTGAATACAGCAGAAAACTCCGTGCTCAACGGGGAAAGTAATCCAGTCAGCTCAAGTCATGAGATCGCTGCTACAGATCTCACTTTAGATGACATCCGTGAGTTTTTGAATGAACCTACTGTCGAGGTCACCAACAAAAACGAAAATGATATTGGTGGCACAAAGGAAAACGATGGCGCGTATTTGAATGAAGCTACTGTTGAGGTCCATGAACTGATTGAAAATTATATCGATGTCACAAAGGACAATGATTTTGTTGCCAGTGGCTCCCAAAACAGCTATAGCATGCCCGATGACTTATCACAGGAGCTGACCCAGCCAAGCCCGGTAGCCAAGACTGATGCTGTTGTGGAGAAGCAGAAGGGAAAGAGACTGACCAGATACAACAGGAGAGGCCGGTCGCGGGGCAAATAA
- the LOC137742125 gene encoding protein KAKU4-like isoform X1, with protein sequence MDATATTSRSRRALDSRSGGKIVRPRRSAGARTPYDRPRLVNPAPPENPNWFSRLIYSPTRKIASGAGKIISSVFGPDSSSSSSSSSEDGADDDDEDISTKEDDGLNKRNGTSEEIKFLGKEPPSTLGKSDNKHVIEQLLIRETFSREECDRLIKIIKSRVVGFTNAEDAENTRPDVEPPAMEAKKWLSEKRLGSTSKPVLDHGTHTLSSLMFPQGGEHKGGSPVDVAKVYMRARPSWASPSIKHGELRSPSSIGMQHFDEETPYSTGGNSAPTSKLKRDAPASGSWNIQEEIRRVRSKATEELLRSLPSTRIDWSASALEKRSVLGSLPGGQREDDVGDELHICKNAVGSNLNLSLGITASNGSDVSEKTQYGLQKEDLPLPDSDAASMDGKGDASCTQNALEEMFSSGQRLEASEYIKTAPCDAGGGDFDGHKDTSWSEQQNPVVGGTIQVPDSKLHNATCSMTEVTASRSAYTANGFPSSVAGLSAQLNTAENSVLNGESNPVSSSHEIAATDLTLDDIREFLNEPTVEVTNKNENDIGGTKENDGAYLNEATVEVHELIENYIDVTKDNDFVASGSQNSYSMPDDLSQELTQPSPVAKTDAVVEKQKGKRLTRYNRRGRSRGK encoded by the exons ATGGACGCCACCGCTACCACTTCCAGATCTCGCCGAGCCCTAGACTCCCGATCTGGCGGGAAAATTGTCCGTCCTCGACGGTCCGCCGGTGCCAGGACTCCCTACGACCGCCCTAGGTTGGTCAATCCCGCACCACCCGAAAACCCTAATTGGTTCTCCAGGCTCATCTACTCGCCTACTCGTAAGATTGCCAGCGGTGCCGGGAAGATTATTTCCTCCGTCTTTGGTCCTGactcttcctcatcttcttcttcctcctcag AGGATGGggctgatgatgatgatgaagatatCTCAACTAAGGAAGATGATGGATTGAATAAG AGGAATGGGACATCAGAAGAGATCAAGTTCCTTGGAAAGGAGCCCCCATCAACACTAGGGAAGAGCGACAACAAGCATGTAATTGAACAACTGCTTATCCGGGAGACCTTCTCGAG GGAAGAATGTGATAGATTAATAAAGATTATTAAATCAAGAGTCGTAGGTTTTACAAATGCTGAAGATGCAGAGAATACGAGACCAG ATGTAGAGCCTCCTGCTATGGAGGCAAAAAAATGGTTGAGCGAGAAGAGATTGGGATCAACTTCAAAGCCAGTTTTGGATCATGGGACCCACACCTTGAGCTCTCTCATGTTTCCTCAA GGTGGTGAACACAAAGGTGGTTCACCAGTGGATGTGGCCAAAGTGTATATGCGGGCACGTCCTTCATGGGCATCTCCTTCTATTAAGCATGGAGAACTGAGATCTCCGTCATCAATAGGGATGCAACATTTCGACGAAGAAACCCCGTATTCAACTGGTGGCAATTCTGCGCCTACATCCAAG CTGAAAAGGGACGCCCCGGCTAGTGGGTCGTGGAATATTCAGGAGGAAATACGAAGAGTGCGATCTAAGGCAACTGAAGAATTGCTGAGGTCCCTACCTTCTACCAGAATTGATTGGTCCGCATCTGCTTTAGAAAAAAGAAGTGTCTTGGGCTCTTTGCCAGGTGGCCAACGAGAAGATGATGTGGGAGATGAACTTCACATTTGTAAAAATGCCGTAGGTTCGAATTTGAACTTGTCCTTAGGAATAACTGCATCCAATGGCTCTGACG TTTCGGAGAAGACACAGTATGGATTGCAGAAAGAAGATTTGCCACTTCCG GATTCAGATGCCGCTTCTATGGATGGCAAGGGTGATGCTTCTT GTACTCAGAATGCCTTAGAGGAGATGTTTAGCTCTGGACAACGACTCGAGGCATCTGAATATATCAAGACTGCTCCATG TGATGCTGGTGGTGGTGATTTTGATGGACACAAGGACACAAGTTGGTCTGAACAACAAAATCCAGTGGTCGGAGGAACCATACAAG TTCCAGATTCAAAATTACACAATGCAACATGCTCGATGACAGAAGTGACTGCATCAAGAAGTGCTTATACCGCAAATGGTTTCCCTTCTTCAGTAGCTGG TTTGTCTGCACAGTTGAATACAGCAGAAAACTCCGTGCTCAACGGGGAAAGTAATCCAGTCAGCTCAAGTCATGAGATCGCTGCTACAGATCTCACTTTAGATGACATCCGTGAGTTTTTGAATGAACCTACTGTCGAGGTCACCAACAAAAACGAAAATGATATTGGTGGCACAAAGGAAAACGATGGCGCGTATTTGAATGAAGCTACTGTTGAGGTCCATGAACTGATTGAAAATTATATCGATGTCACAAAGGACAATGATTTTGTTGCCAGTGGCTCCCAAAACAGCTATAGCATGCCCGATGACTTATCACAGGAGCTGACCCAGCCAAGCCCGGTAGCCAAGACTGATGCTGTTGTGGAGAAGCAGAAGGGAAAGAGACTGACCAGATACAACAGGAGAGGCCGGTCGCGGGGCAAATAA